A region of Arabidopsis thaliana chromosome 5, partial sequence DNA encodes the following proteins:
- a CDS encoding late embryogenesis abundant protein-related / LEA protein-like protein (late embryogenesis abundant protein-related / LEA protein-related; FUNCTIONS IN: molecular_function unknown; LOCATED IN: endomembrane system; EXPRESSED IN: root; CONTAINS InterPro DOMAIN/s: Root cap (InterPro:IPR009646); BEST Arabidopsis thaliana protein match is: Late embryogenesis abundant (LEA) protein-related (TAIR:AT5G60520.1); Has 1807 Blast hits to 1807 proteins in 277 species: Archae - 0; Bacteria - 0; Metazoa - 736; Fungi - 347; Plants - 385; Viruses - 0; Other Eukaryotes - 339 (source: NCBI BLink).), whose translation MERRQSYVLVALIGLLLLTDIVIAQSDGGKGNGNNGKGNEVQVDKGKGDNGKSNGNGPKDKEQEKKDKEKAAKDKKEKEKKDKEEKEKKDKERKEKEKKDKLEKEKKDKERKEKERKEKERKAKEKKDKEESEAAARYRILSPLPTGQEQAMCQGRGSCYYKTLVCPGECPKRKPTKNKNTKGCFIDCTNKCEATCKWRKTNCNGYGSLCYDPRFVGGDGVMFYFHGSKGGNFAIVSDNNLQINAHFIGTRPVGRTRDFTWVQALNVMFENHKLVITANRVNQWDETSDAFTIRYDGELITLPEDEQSEWREISGQKKDIIIERTDERNSVRVLVSDLVQMDIRVRPIGKEENRVHNYQLPQDDAFAHLETQFKFLDLSELVEGVLGKTYRPDYVSSAKTGVPMPVLGGEDKYQTPSLFSPTCRLCRFKPQEESLSADI comes from the exons ATGGAGCGCAGACAGTCATATGTGCTTGTCGCGCTCATTGGATTGCTTCTCTTGACAGATATTGTCATTGCACAGAGCGATGGCGGCAAAGGCAACGGTAACAATGGCAAGGGGAACGAGGTACAAGTAGACAAGGGTAAAGGAGATAATGGCAAAAGTAACGGTAACGGTCCAAAGGATAAAGAACAGGAGAAGAAGGACAAGGAGAAGGCAGCCAAGgacaagaaggagaaggagaaaaaggaTAAGgaggaaaaggagaagaaggataaGGAAAGGaaggaaaaggagaagaaggataaactggaaaaggaaaagaaggaTAAGGAaaggaaggagaaggagaggaaggagaaagagagaaaggcgaaggagaagaaagacaaagagGAGAGTGAAGCAGCTGCGAGATACAGAATATTATCACCGTTGCCTACAGGACAAGAGCAGGCCATGTGCCAAGGTCGGGGATCATGTTACTACAAGACTCTTGTTTGCCCTGGTGAGTGTCCCAAGAGGAAGCCCACGAAGAACAAGAACACCAAAGGTTGCTTCATTGACTGCACTAACAAATGTGAAGCTACCTGCAAAT GGAGAAAAACGAACTGCAATGGTTACGGATCTCTGTGCTACGACCCTCGATTTGTGGGAGGAGACGGTGTGATGTTCTATTTCCACGGATCCAAAGGAGGAAACTTTGCGATTGTTTCAGACAACAATCTCCAAATTAACGCTCACTTCATCGGTACAAGACCCGTTGGGAGAACCAGAGACTTCACATGGGTTCAGGCCCTAAATGTCATGTTCGAAAACCACAAGCTCGTGATCACAGCCAACAGAGTGAATCAATGGGATGAAACATCTGACGCCTTTACCATCAGATATGATGGAGAACTCATCACACTCCCTGAAGACGAACAATCAGAATGGAGGGAAATTTCAGGACAAAAGAAGGATATCATCATCGAAAGAACTGATGAGAGAAACAGCGTAAGAGTACTTGTCTCTGATCTTGTTCAGATGGACATCAGAGTGAGACCTATAGGGAAAGAAGAGAACAGAGTTCACAACTATCAGTTGCCGCAGGATGACGCTTTTGCCCATCTCGAGACTCAGTTCAAGTTCTTAGACCTAAGTGAGCTCGTCGAGGGTGTTTTGGGGAAAACCTACCGTCCTGATTACGTCAGCTCTGCCAAGACTGGAGTCCCAATGCCTGTATTGGGAGGAGAAGACAAATACCAAACGCCTTCTCTGTTCTCGCCGACTTGCAGACTGTGCAGGTTCAAGCCTCAAGAAGAATCACTTTCTGCTGATATCTaa
- the PDX2 gene encoding pyridoxine biosynthesis 2 (pyridoxine biosynthesis 2 (PDX2); CONTAINS InterPro DOMAIN/s: PdxT/SNO family, conserved site (InterPro:IPR021196), SNO glutamine amidotransferase (InterPro:IPR002161); Has 30201 Blast hits to 17322 proteins in 780 species: Archae - 12; Bacteria - 1396; Metazoa - 17338; Fungi - 3422; Plants - 5037; Viruses - 0; Other Eukaryotes - 2996 (source: NCBI BLink).) has product MTVGVLALQGSFNEHIAALRRLGVQGVEIRKADQLLTVSSLIIPGGESTTMAKLAEYHNLFPALREFVKMGKPVWGTCAGLIFLADRAVGQKEGGQELVGGLDCTVHRNFFGSQIQSFEADILVPQLTSQEGGPETYRGVFIRAPAVLDVGPDVEVLADYPVPSNKVLYSSSTVQIQEEDALPETKVIVAVKQGNLLATAFHPELTADTRWHSYFIKMTKEIEQGASSSSSKTIVSVGETSAGPEPAKPDLPIFQ; this is encoded by the exons ATGACCGTCGGAGTTTTAGCTTTGCAAGGTTCTTTCAATGAGCACATCGCGGCTCTGCGGCGGCTCGGTGTCCAAGGCGTCGAGATTAGGAAGGCTGACCAGCTTCTCACCGTTTCTTCTCTTATCATTCCTGGCGGCGAGAGCACCACCATGGCCAAACTCGCCGAGTATCATAACTTG TTTCCGGCTCTACGTGAGTTTGTTAAGATGGGGAAACCTGTTTGGGGGACATGCGCAGGTCTTATATTCTTGGCAGACAGAGCAGTTG GTCAGAAAGAGGGAGGTCAGGAATTAGTTGGTGGCCTTGATTGCACCGTACATAGGAACTTCTTCGGTAGCCAG attcaaagttttgaagCTGATATCTTAGTACCTCAACTAACATCTCAAGAAGGTGGGCCAGAGACATACAGGGGAGTGTTCATACGTGCTCCAGCTGTTCTTGATGTAGGTCCTGATGTCGAAGTCCTGGCGGATTATCCCGTCCCATCAAACAAGGTCTTGTATTCAAGCTCCACCGTACAAATTCAAGAG GAAGATGCTCTTCCTGAAACAAAAGTCATTGTTGCTGTGAAGCAAGGAAACTTGTTAGCAACTGCTTTTCATCCCGAGCTTACTGCAGACACTCGATG gCACAGTTATTTCATAAAGATGACGAAAGAGATTGAGCAAGGAGCTTCTTCAAGCAGTAGTAAGACTATTGTATCTGTTGGAGAAACAAGTGCTGGTCCCGAGCCAGCTAAGCCTGATCTTCCTATATTTCAATAA
- the GRIK2 gene encoding geminivirus rep interacting kinase 2 (geminivirus rep interacting kinase 2 (GRIK2); CONTAINS InterPro DOMAIN/s: Calcium/calmodulin-dependent protein kinase kinase (InterPro:IPR020657), Protein kinase, ATP binding site (InterPro:IPR017441), Serine/threonine-protein kinase domain (InterPro:IPR002290), Serine/threonine-protein kinase-like domain (InterPro:IPR017442), Protein kinase-like domain (InterPro:IPR011009), Serine/threonine-protein kinase, active site (InterPro:IPR008271), Protein kinase, catalytic domain (InterPro:IPR000719), Calcium/calmodulin-dependent protein kinase-like (InterPro:IPR020636); BEST Arabidopsis thaliana protein match is: geminivirus rep interacting kinase 1 (TAIR:AT3G45240.2); Has 30201 Blast hits to 17322 proteins in 780 species: Archae - 12; Bacteria - 1396; Metazoa - 17338; Fungi - 3422; Plants - 5037; Viruses - 0; Other Eukaryotes - 2996 (source: NCBI BLink).), giving the protein MFRDSFLFARTIGCFGCFGSSGSRNQQSPKPYDDDTHSCDSDVTSTARGEEEEDEEEVEQKSRSKRSEEILKYRLDNGLICRHIPVRETNELIRGEDENGDKTINEYVRVCKIGSGSYGKVVLYRSTLDGQYYAIKAFHKSHLLRLRVAPSETAMSDVLREVMIMKILEHPNIVNLIEVIDDPETDHFYMVLEYVDGKWVYDGSGPPGALGEKTARKYLRDIVTGLMYLHAHDVIHGDIKPDNLLVTSSGTVKIGDFSVSQVFKDDDDQLRRSPGTPVFTAPECCLVSGITYSGRAADTWAVGVTLYCMILGQYPFLADTLQDTYDKIVNNPLIIPDGLNPLLRDLIEGLLCKDPSQRMTLKNVSEHPWVIGEDGHVPEYFCWCKRNAASKIEEGEANGISETSDPN; this is encoded by the exons ATGTTTCGTgatagttttttgtttgccCGTACCATCGGTTGCTTTGGATGCTTTGGCAGTTCTGGTAGTAGAAACCAACAATCGCCTAAGCCCTACGATGATGATACACATTCCTGTGATAGTGATGTAACTAGCACTgcaagaggagaagaagaagaagatgaagaagaagtagagcAGAAGAGCCGCTCTAAACGATCTGaggaaattttgaaatatagaTTAGATAATGGATTAATCTGCAGACACATTCCAGTGAGAGAAACTAATGAACTTATACGTGGAGAG GATGAAAATGGTGACAAGACAATCAATGAGTATGTTCGCGTGTGTAAAATTGGATCCGGTAGCTATGGTAAAGTG GTTTTATATCGAAGCACTTTAGACGGCCAGTATTATGCTATCAAG GCATTTCACAAGTCGCATTTATTAAGGCTAAGGGTGGCACCGTCAGAGACTGCTATGAGTGATGTTCTTCGTGAG GTTatgattatgaaaattttggagCATCCTAACATCGTTAACCTCATTGAGGTGATAGATGACCCTGAAACTGATCATTTTTACATGG TTCTTGAATACGTTGATGGAAAATGGGTGTATGACGGTTCTGGACCGCCGGGTGCTCTCGGAGAGAAAACTGCTAGAAAGTATTTGCGGGATATTGTTACTGGACTGATGTATCTTCATGCTCAT GATGTTATTCACGGGGACATTAAACCCGACAATTTGCTGGTTACTAGTAGCGGTACAGTGAAGATAGGAGATTTCAGTGTCAGCCAAGTTTTCAAG GATGATGACGATCAGCTGCGCCGATCTCCCGGGACTCCTGTCTTCACTGCTCCAGAATGTTGTTTAG TATCAGGTATAACGTATAGTGGCAGAGCTGCGGATACATGGGCAGTGGGAGTTACATTGTATTGTATGATATTGGGACAATACCCGTTTCTTGCGGATACTCTTCAGGACACCTACGACAAG ATTGTTAACAACCCTCTGATAATCCCGGATGGATTGAATCCTCTTCTCAGAGATTTGATCGAAGGTCTCCTTTGCAAAG ATCCGAGCCAGAGAATGACACTGAAGAATGTGTCGGAGCATCCATGGGTCATTGGAGAAGACGGGCATGTCCCGGAGTATTTTTGTTGGTGCAAACGCAATGCTGCctcaaagattgaagaaggagaagctaATGGGATCTCTGAAACCTCAGATCCTaactaa
- a CDS encoding Defensin-like (DEFL) family protein (Defensin-like (DEFL) family protein; LOCATED IN: endomembrane system; BEST Arabidopsis thaliana protein match is: Defensin-like (DEFL) family protein (TAIR:AT5G51845.1); Has 17 Blast hits to 17 proteins in 2 species: Archae - 0; Bacteria - 0; Metazoa - 0; Fungi - 0; Plants - 17; Viruses - 0; Other Eukaryotes - 0 (source: NCBI BLink).) → MSSKIKFVALLIVVISLLLNNAQSTREILSAEICGWNDPAVHCKTKEDCFEKCGGRPAKKVFCVRPGDHSYDRLCCCRA, encoded by the coding sequence ATGTCGTcgaaaattaaatttgtagcTCTTCTCATCGTAGTAATTTCTCTCCTTCTTAACAATGCGCAATCCACTCGAGAGATCCTCTCCGCGGAAATTTGTGGATGGAATGACCCTGCTGTACATTGtaagacaaaagaagattgTTTTGAGAAATGTGGAGGCAGACCTGCTAAGAAAGTTTTTTGTGTGCGTCCAGGAGACCATAGCTATGATCGTCTGTGTTGTTGTCGCGCTTAA
- a CDS encoding F-box and associated interaction domains-containing protein, which produces MTMMSDLSEDLVEEILCRVSITSLGAVRSTCKGWYVLSKTRVLCKAETKHQFLGFMKKNYKLCSMRFDLHGNFNEEGGEEFMNPSIKKSGNLLDQLDICKVFQCDGLLLCVTKEENTRLVVWNPYSGQIRWIKCNNSYHRYEGYAIGYNNNRKHKILRFSDMSFSTYKIYDFISNSWRVLDIAPNWHINPDQRGASLKGNTYFFAREKREDEEDEDILWQPVEYLLCFDFTTENFGQLHPLPFEQYIDDAGALSSFGEEKLAALFQSFASSVVEIWVTSMIEANAVSWIPFLKVDMKPHCSFRFRLPFDGGSFFIDEEKKVAVVIHVDVVAESEMNRYEDVAYIIGENGYVKKVCLVEAVNQGGSLNLSKRSCCNYPHVCCSSYVPSLAQINQSVEFENEREEEEAN; this is translated from the coding sequence ATGACGATGATGAGCGATCTTTCGGAGGATTTGGTAGAGGAGATATTGTGTAGGGTTTCGATAACTTCTCTAGGAGCAGTGAGATCCACGTGCAAAGGATGGTATGTTTTATCCAAAACTAGGGTTCTATGTAAAGCAGAAACAAAGCATCAGTTTCTAGGGTTCATGAAGAAGAATTATAAGCTTTGCTCAATGAGGTTTGATCTCCATGGAAACTTCAACGAAGAAGGAGGTGAAGAATTCATGAATCCATCAATAAAGAAGTCAGGTAATTTACTTGATCAACTTGATATATGTAAAGTTTTTCAATGCGACGGGTTATTGTTATGCGTGACCAAAGAGGAAAACACTAGGCTCGTGGTATGGAACCCTTATTCGGGTCAAATCAGGTGGATCAAATGCAATAACTCTTACCACAGATACGAAGGTTATGCTATCGGATACAACAATAACCGTAAAcacaaaatcttgaggttTTCGGATATGTCATTTTCTACTTACAAAATCTACGATTTTATCTCTAATTCATGGAGGGTTCTTGATATTGCTCCCAACTGGCATATAAACCCTGATCAACGTGGCGCGTCTTTGAAAGGGAACACTTACTTTTTTGCTAgggaaaaaagagaggatgaagaggatgaagatatTCTTTGGCAGCCGGTAGAgtatttactctgttttgattttacaacgGAGAACTTTGGTCAGCTTCATCCTTTACCGTTTGAGCAATATATTGACGACGCTGgagctctctcttcttttggaGAGGAGAAACTCGCGGCGTTATTTCAGAGCTTCGCTAGTTCAGTTGTGGAGATTTGGGTTACAAGTATGATTGAGGCCAATGCAGTGTCGTGGATCCCTTTCTTAAAAGTTGATATGAAACCACACTGTAGTTTTCGTTTTCGTTTGCCCTTTGACGGTGGCAGTTTCTTCATtgacgaggagaagaaagtcgCCGTGGTTATTCATGTTGATGTTGTCGCCGAATCTGAAATGAACCGCTACGAGGACGTAGCTTACATCATTGGAGAGAATGGGTACGTTAAAAAAGTGTGTCTTGTAGAAGCTGTGAATCAAGGAGGATCTCTCAACTTGAGCAAACGTTCGTGTTGTAATTACCCGCATGTGTGTTGTAgctcttatgttccaagtttagCACAGATCAACCAAAGTGTAGAATTcgaaaatgaaagagaagaagaggaagcgAACTAA
- a CDS encoding F-box and associated interaction domains-containing protein (F-box and associated interaction domains-containing protein; CONTAINS InterPro DOMAIN/s: F-box domain, cyclin-like (InterPro:IPR001810), F-box domain, Skp2-like (InterPro:IPR022364), F-box associated domain, type 1 (InterPro:IPR006527), F-box associated interaction domain (InterPro:IPR017451); BEST Arabidopsis thaliana protein match is: F-box and associated interaction domains-containing protein (TAIR:AT3G20030.1); Has 1807 Blast hits to 1807 proteins in 277 species: Archae - 0; Bacteria - 0; Metazoa - 736; Fungi - 347; Plants - 385; Viruses - 0; Other Eukaryotes - 339 (source: NCBI BLink).), with the protein MTMMSDLSEDLVEEILCRVSITSLGAVRSTCKGWYVLSKTRVLCKAETKHQFLGFMKKNYKLCSMRFDLHGNFNEEGGEEFMNPSIKKSGNLLDQLDICKVFQCDGLLLCVTKEENTRLVVWNPYSGQIRWIKCNNSYHRYEGYAIGYNNNRKHKILRFSDMSFSTYKIYDFISNSWRVLDIAPNWHINPDQRGASLKGNTYFFAREKREDEEDEDILWQPVEYLLCFDFTTENFGQLHPLPFEQYIDDAGALSSFGEEKLAALFQSFASSVVEIWVTSMIEANAVSWIPFLKVDMKPHCSFRFRLPFDGGSFFIDEEKKVAVVIHVDVVAESEMNRYEDVAYIIGENGSYVPSLAQINQSVEFENEREEEEAN; encoded by the exons ATGACGATGATGAGCGATCTTTCGGAGGATTTGGTAGAGGAGATATTGTGTAGGGTTTCGATAACTTCTCTAGGAGCAGTGAGATCCACGTGCAAAGGATGGTATGTTTTATCCAAAACTAGGGTTCTATGTAAAGCAGAAACAAAGCATCAGTTTCTAGGGTTCATGAAGAAGAATTATAAGCTTTGCTCAATGAGGTTTGATCTCCATGGAAACTTCAACGAAGAAGGAGGTGAAGAATTCATGAATCCATCAATAAAGAAGTCAGGTAATTTACTTGATCAACTTGATATATGTAAAGTTTTTCAATGCGACGGGTTATTGTTATGCGTGACCAAAGAGGAAAACACTAGGCTCGTGGTATGGAACCCTTATTCGGGTCAAATCAGGTGGATCAAATGCAATAACTCTTACCACAGATACGAAGGTTATGCTATCGGATACAACAATAACCGTAAAcacaaaatcttgaggttTTCGGATATGTCATTTTCTACTTACAAAATCTACGATTTTATCTCTAATTCATGGAGGGTTCTTGATATTGCTCCCAACTGGCATATAAACCCTGATCAACGTGGCGCGTCTTTGAAAGGGAACACTTACTTTTTTGCTAgggaaaaaagagaggatgaagaggatgaagatatTCTTTGGCAGCCGGTAGAgtatttactctgttttgattttacaacgGAGAACTTTGGTCAGCTTCATCCTTTACCGTTTGAGCAATATATTGACGACGCTGgagctctctcttcttttggaGAGGAGAAACTCGCGGCGTTATTTCAGAGCTTCGCTAGTTCAGTTGTGGAGATTTGGGTTACAAGTATGATTGAGGCCAATGCAGTGTCGTGGATCCCTTTCTTAAAAGTTGATATGAAACCACACTGTAGTTTTCGTTTTCGTTTGCCCTTTGACGGTGGCAGTTTCTTCATtgacgaggagaagaaagtcgCCGTGGTTATTCATGTTGATGTTGTCGCCGAATCTGAAATGAACCGCTACGAGGACGTAGCTTACATCATTGGAGAGAATGG ctcttatgttccaagtttagCACAGATCAACCAAAGTGTAGAATTcgaaaatgaaagagaagaagaggaagcgAACTAA